The Diaminobutyricimonas aerilata nucleotide sequence CGTCGCCGCAGAGGGCATCGAGTGCGACTTCGTGCGCGGCGGCACCGTGTCGTTCGTGCGGGGTCCGGCGCAACGCCGCGCCGCGCAGCACGAGCTCGGCGAGGCGGCGGCGTTCGGGGTCGACGAACTCGAGTTCCGCAGCGGGCCGCGCGACCACGTGTTCGACCCGCACTGCGCTCGTGTGCACCCGGCGCGCCTCGTGCGGGGACTGGCTCGCGTCGTGGAAGCCCGGGGGGTGCGCATCCGCGAGCAGACCGAGGTGCTCGACTGGGCACCGGGGCGCGTCAGCACCGCGCTCGGCGACCTCGAGGCCGGCGCGATCGTCGTCGCGCTCGAGGGGTACTCGGCGACGCTTCCCCGCACGCGCCGCGAGGTGCTGCCGCTCTATTCGCTCATGATCGCGACGGAACCGCTCCCCGAGTCGACCTGGGATGCGATCGGCATCGCGCACGGACAGACCTTCACCGATTACCGCCACCTCCTCGTCTACGGCCAGCGCACCGCCGACGACCGCGTGGCGTTCGGCGGCCGTGGCGCCCGGTACCACTGGGGCAGCAGCGTGCGGCCCGGATACGACCGCGTCGACCGGGTGTTCGAGCATCTGCGCAGCGCCCTCGTCGACCTCCTGCCGGAGGTCGGGGATGCGCGGGTGAGCCACCGCTGGGGCGGACCGCTCGGAGTTCCGCGCGACTGGCACGCGTCGGTGCGGTTCGACCGGGACACGCGCATCGGGTCCGCGGGCGGCTATGTGGGCGACGGCCTCAGCACCACGAACCTGGCCGGACGCACGCTCGCCCGGCTCATCACGGGCTGGGACGACGAACTGACCCACCTCCCC carries:
- a CDS encoding NAD(P)/FAD-dependent oxidoreductase, whose product is MPEPLAPREPLSPGERADVAIIGGGLTGLWTAYYLTELDPSLEIVVLEKEIAGFGASGRNGGWCSALFPRSASSLARAHGRDAAIAMRRAMIDTVAEVGRVVAAEGIECDFVRGGTVSFVRGPAQRRAAQHELGEAAAFGVDELEFRSGPRDHVFDPHCARVHPARLVRGLARVVEARGVRIREQTEVLDWAPGRVSTALGDLEAGAIVVALEGYSATLPRTRREVLPLYSLMIATEPLPESTWDAIGIAHGQTFTDYRHLLVYGQRTADDRVAFGGRGARYHWGSSVRPGYDRVDRVFEHLRSALVDLLPEVGDARVSHRWGGPLGVPRDWHASVRFDRDTRIGSAGGYVGDGLSTTNLAGRTLARLITGWDDELTHLPWVQHRSPRWEPEPFRFAGANAGLLAMTAADAEERLTRRPSLAARLMGPLVGH